One Canis lupus dingo isolate Sandy chromosome 29, ASM325472v2, whole genome shotgun sequence genomic region harbors:
- the LOC112678549 gene encoding LINE-1 retrotransposable element ORF2 protein isoform X1 encodes MSSRLWTLEDGGVSLFELGHSNFLQDTSTRAKETKAKMNYWDFIKIRSFCTAKDTVNKTKRQPTEWEKIFANDVSDKGLVSKIYKELLKLNTKKTNNPIMKWAKDMKRNLTEEDIDMANMHMRKCSASLAIREIQIKTTMRYHLTPVRMGKINKAGNHKCWRVCREKGTLLHCWWECELVQPLWKTVWRFLKQLKIDLPYDPAIALLGIYPNDSDAMKRRDTCTPMFLAAVATIAKLWKEPRCPSKDEWIKKMWSMYTMEYYSAIRNDKYPPFASTWMELEGIMLSEISQSEKDKQCMFSFIWGI; translated from the coding sequence ATGTCTAGCAGACTTTGGACATTAGAAGATGGTGGTGTttccctttttgaacttggccacagtaacttcttgcaagatacatccacgagggcaaaagaaacaaaagcaaaaatgaactattgggacttcatcaagataagaagcttttgcacagcaaaggatacagtcaacaaaactaaaagacaacctacagaatgggagaagatatttgcaaatgacgtatcagataaagggctagtttccaagatctataaagaacttcttaaactcaacaccaaaaaaacaaacaatccaatcatgaaatgggcaaaagacatgaagagaaatctcacagaggaagacatagacatggccaacatgcacatgagaaaatgctccgcatcacttgccatcagggaaatacaaatcaaaaccacaatgagataccacctcacaccagtgagaatggggaaaattaacaaggcaggaaaccacaaatgttggagagtttgcagagaaaagggaaccctcttacactgttggtgggaatgtgaactggtgcagccactctggaaaactgtgtggaggttcctcaaacagttaaaaatagacctgccctacgacccagcaattgcactgttggggatttaccccaatgattcagatgcaatgaaacgccgggacacctgcaccccgatgtttctagcagcagtggccacaatagccaaactgtggaaggagcctcggtgtccatcgaaagatgaatggataaagaagatgtggtctatgtatacaatggaatattactcagccattagaaacgacaaatacccaccatttgcttcaacatggatggaactggagggtattatgctgagtgaaataagtcagtcggagaaggacaaacagtgtatgttctcattcatttggggaatataa